The following coding sequences lie in one Saccharomyces mikatae IFO 1815 strain IFO1815 genome assembly, chromosome: 10 genomic window:
- the URB2 gene encoding ribosome biogenesis protein URB2 (similar to Saccharomyces cerevisiae URB2 (YJR041C); ancestral locus Anc_1.467), translating into MGNLAKELSIPDNAQDLSKILRSTSTKPHQIAQIVSQLDELEIYFPNKEIFVLDLLIDRLNNGNLDDFKTSEHTWIIFSKLLDEINDTVSIKKLLKKLKVVPVMTRTIYVWPRNQLIAGSIPFMKTFFAIHDYLMVNFSVEESFQLLEEVINGLSLCSSANFAYSYLQDACNLTRIDNITTTDNKIATCYCKHMLLPSLIYFVKIEHPVSSNKSFIRLSNLMGKFLLQPRVDYMKLNEKFVQENASKITDDMAYYYFATFVDFLSKDNFVQLETIFTILAAQKPSLKFKFLTLLAESKKTVSQEFLETLLLETLTSNDKSGALSLIPTILKLDIEVAIKHILRLLILIQSEHITDPHFSSHIWDLIIQSHANARELSDFFAKINKYCSEKGSDSYFLISCPAYVKSITKQMFTLSSLQWKSLLQTLLDQVNSDSTNRVPLYLIGICLEGLSESASHTILTELKPVLSQVFTLESFNNSLQWDLKYHIMEVYDDIVPAEELEKLNYISSSNLFDITSGQLEKLFFYCFKLREYFSFDLPNIIEKFMKYFVTLDDQNKSILSFSIVSKFATLVNNNFTREQISTLLDSLLSNSKNLYLVLSNDDVFEEANITYALINKLSCSYHQSSALNALVQIPIQCINKNIRVSLINNITSESFCLSTAAKKCALHLLASPTFKTNIETNFNELCERTIVTPESIISRTYDKEMKMGDEESIFEKVWTNHLSQAKEPVSEKFLRSGYQIIRKAMSLPNCDTKLIIAGFIIAKFSTLDNKQKDAQDMTIEYAVDILENYSQNFDSKSIPLVRISMSALYKIITVGQGDISKHKTKILALFSKIMLRYHSEKIYHRPEEQEMFLVHSLLVEDKLEYIFAEYLNINHTVQCDSALGFCLEKSLKKGPDAFNRLLWNSAQSFSTINESYGEKFMRIFIIMSTRITRDNNLGHHIFVIALLEAYTSCDIEKFGYKSYLLLLNAIKDFLVSKPWLFTQYCIEMLLPFCLKIVNLSISYDLTIETNKGFVNIIEVIDHILLVHRFKFSNRHHLINAVLCQLLEKLATHDGILSTQSADSIARLITNYCEPYDVSNPQNGPKNNLNSKISLIKQSIRKNVLVVLTKYIQLSITTQFNLNIKKSLQPGIHAIFDILSQNELNQLNAFLDASGKQYFKALYVQYKKTGKWRED; encoded by the coding sequence ATGGGCAATCTCGCGAAAGAACTATCCATCCCAGACAATGCCCAAGATTTGTCGAAAATATTACGTTCGACGAGCACGAAACCTCATCAAATTGCTCAGATAGTCTCACAACTTGATGAATTAGAAATTTATTTCCCCAACAAGgagatttttgttttagaTTTACTCATCGATAGGCTCAATAATGGAAATTTAGATGATTTCAAGACCAGTGAACATACTTGGATCATTTTCAGCAAATTATTGGACGAAATCAACGATACAGTATCGATAAAGAAACTACTCAAAAAGTTGAAAGTTGTTCCTGTAATGACAAGAACGATCTACGTGTGGCCTAGAAACCAATTGATTGCCGGCAGTATTCCTTTtatgaaaactttttttgccATTCATGACTACTTAATGgtcaatttttctgttgaGGAATCTTTCCAACTCTTGGAAGAAGTGATAAATGGCTTAAGTCTATGCTCATCTGCTAATTTTGCGTATTCATATTTACAAGATGCCTGCAATCTAACTCGCATTGACAATATCACCACAACAGACAACAAAATTGCCACTTGTTACTGCAAGCATATGCTATTACCAAGTTTGATATATTTCGTGAAGATTGAACACCCGGTATCTTCAAACAAATCTTTTATTCGTTTATCTAATCTCATGGgcaaatttcttttacaaCCACGTGTTGATTACATgaaattgaatgaaaagtttgttcaagaaaatgcATCAAAAATTACCGATGATATGGCTTACTACTATTTTGCTACTTTCGTCGATTTCTTATCTAAAGACAATTTTGTTCAGCTAGAAACTATCTTCACAATTCTGGCTGCCCAAAAACCAAGtttaaaattcaaatttctGACTCTTTTAGCAGAGTCGAAGAAGACTGTATCTCAAGAGTTCCTAGAAACATTATTACTCGAAACTTTAACGTCAAACGATAAATCTGGAGCACTATCACTAATACCAACCATCTTGAAGTTAGATATCGAGGTTGCTATTAAACATATTCTCCGTTTACTTATTTTGATCCAATCGGAACATATTACTGATCCTCACTTCTCTTCTCATATTTGGGATTTGATAATTCAATCCCACGCTAATGCAAGAGAACTATCGGACTTTTTCGCCAAAATAAACAAGTACTGTTCCGAAAAAGGCTCAGATTCCTATTTTCTAATTAGTTGTCCTGCATATGTTAAGTCAATAACGAAACAGATGTTCACGTTATCTTCTTTGCAATGGAAAAGTTTATTGCAAACTTTACTTGACCAAGTCAACTCTGATTCTACCAACAGGGTTCCGTTGTACCTAATAGGCATATGCTTGGAAGGACTATCAGAAAGTGCATCTCACACCATCCTCACCGAGTTGAAGCCTGTTTTGTCTCAAGTATTTACTTTGGAATCATTTAATAACAGTCTCCAATGGGATTTAAAATACCATATTATGGAAGTTTACGATGATATTGTTCCTGCAGAAGAACTAGAAAAACTTAATTACatatcatcttctaacCTTTTTGATATTACATCGGGTCAACTTGAAAAGCTGTTCTTTTATTGCTTCAAATTaagagaatatttttcGTTTGACCTTCCTAACATAATAGAAAAGTTTATGAAATACTTTGTAACCCTTGACGACCAGAACAAATCAATCCTATCATTTTCTATTGTGTCCAAATTTGCAACATTAGTTAACAACAACTTCACAAGAGAACAGATCTCTACTTTGCTCgattcattattatcaaactcaaaaaatttgtatttgGTATTGAGTAACGATGACGTTTTCGAAGAGGCTAATATCACATATGCTTTGATAAACAAACTTTCTTGTTCATACCATCAATCTTCTGCTTTAAATGCTTTGGTTCAAATTCCTATCCAATgtatcaacaaaaatattaGAGTGTCTCTcattaataatattaccagtgaatctttttgtttaagTACTGCTGCTAAAAAATGTGCTCTTCATTTGTTGGCAAGCCCGACTTTTAAGACAAATATCGAGACAAATTTCAATGAGCTGTGTGAGAGAACAATAGTGACTCCGGAAAGTATAATTTCAAGAACATATgataaagaaatgaaaatgggAGATGAAGAATCTATTTTTGAGAAAGTTTGGACTAACCATTTGTCACAGGCAAAGGAGCCTGTgagtgaaaaattcttgAGATCTGGTTACCAGATTATCAGAAAGGCAATGTCATTGCCCAATTGTGATACCAAACTGATTATTGCCGGTTTCATTATCGCAAAATTTTCAACACTAGATAACAAGCAGAAAGATGCACAAGATATGACAATAGAATATGCTGTGGACATTTTGGAAAACTATTCACAAAACTTTGACTCCAAATCTATTCCTTTAGTCAGAATATCTATGTCTGCATTATACAAGATCATAACGGTAGGCCAAGGTGATATTTCCAAgcataaaacaaaaattttggcGCTATTTTCTAAAATCATGCTTCGATATCattctgaaaaaatatatcataGACCAGAAGAACAGGAAATGTTTTTGGTTCATTCACTTCTTGTAGAAGATAAGTTGGAGTACATTTTTGCAGAGTATTTAAACATCAATCATACCGTTCAGTGCGATTCTGCTCTAGGATTTtgtttggaaaaaagtCTCAAGAAAGGCCCTGATGCATTCAATCGTCTACTTTGGAACAGTGCCCAATCTTTTTCTACTATCAACGAATCTTATGGCGAAAAGTTTATGAGGATATTTATTATAATGTCTACAAGGATCACAAGGGACAACAACCTTGGTCACCATATATTTGTAATTGCTCTACTCGAAGCCTATACCAGCTGCgatattgaaaagtttGGATACAAGTCGTACTTGCTACTGTTGAACGCTATCAAGGATTTTTTAGTCTCGAAACCCTGGCTTTTCACCCAATATTGCATTGAGATGCTGCTTCCATTCTGTTTAAAAATCGTTAATCTTTCAATAAGCTATGACTTAACCATCGAAACCAATAAAGGATTTGTCAACATTATCGAAGTTATAGATCATATACTATTAGTTCACAGATTTAAGTTCTCTAATCGTCATCACCTAATCAACGCCGTGCTTTGTCAGCTATTAGAAAAACTAGCAACACACGACGGTATATTGTCTACACAATCAGCAGACTCTATAGCCAGATTGATTACAAACTATTGTGAGCCTTATGATGTATCAAACCCTCAAAATGGACCAAAAAACAACTTAAACTCAAAGATAAGCTTAATAAAACAATCtattagaaaaaatgtACTTGTGGTTTTAACCAAATATATTCAATTGTCTATTACGACACAGTTCAATTTAAACATCAAAAAGAGTTTACAGCCCGGTATCCACGctatttttgatatattatCTCAAAACGAGTTAAATCAACTGAATGCCTTTCTTGATGCGTCTGGGAAGCAGTATTTTAAGGCACTTTACGttcaatataaaaagacTGGTAAATGGCGTGAAGATTAA
- the GEF1 gene encoding Gef1p (similar to Saccharomyces cerevisiae GEF1 (YJR040W); ancestral locus Anc_1.466) encodes MPTSYVPINQPIGDGEDVVDTNRFTNIPETQNFDQFVTIDKIAEENRPLSIDSERDFLNSKYQRYREVIWERAKTFITLSSTALVIGCIAGFLQVFTETLVNWKTGHCRRNWLLNKSFCCSSVVKEISSAGNLLLKRQEFECEEQGVWINWKGHVSPFLIFMLLSVSFALISTLLVKYVAPMATGSGISEIKVWVSGFEYNKEFLGLLTLVIKSVALPLAISSGLSVGKEGPSVHYATCCGYLLTKWLLRDTLTYSTQYEYLTAASGAGVAVAFGAPIGGVLFGLEEIASANKFTSSTLWKSYYVALVAITTLKYIDPFRNGRVILFNVTYDRDWKVQEIPIFIALGIFGGLYGKYISKWNINFVHFRKMYLSSFPVQEVLFLATLTALISYFNEFLKLDMTESMGILFHECVKNDNTSTFSHRLCQLDENTHAFEFLKIFTSLCFATVIRALLVVVSYGARVPAGIFVPSMAVGATFGRAVSLLVERFVSGPAVITPGAYAFLGAAATLSGITNLTLTVVVIMFELTGAFMYIIPVMIVVAITRIILSTSGISGGIADQMIMVNGFPYLEDEQEEDTLEEYTAEQAMSSKLITINETIYLSELESLLYDSTSEFSVHGFPIIKDEDKFEKEKRCIGYVLKRHLASKIMMQSVNSTKAQTTLVYFNKTNDDLDHRENCIGFKDIMNASPITVKPGVPMTLLFRMFKELGCKTIIVEEGGILKGLITAKDILKFKRIKYREVHGAKFTYNETLDRRCWSVIHFIIKRLSPNRNENII; translated from the coding sequence ATGCCAACATCATATGTGCCAATAAATCAACCAATTGGAGATGGTGAAGATGTGGTTGATACCAATAGATTCACTAATATTCCAGAAACGCAAAACTTCGACCAATTTGTTacaattgataaaattgcCGAGGAAAATAGACCACTGTCAATAGATTCAGAAAGGGACTTCCTTAATTCTAAATACCAGCGTTATCGAGAAGTTATATGGGAGCGGGCGAAGACGTTTATCACATTAAGCTCCACTGCTCTGGTTATTGGCTGTATAGCTGGTTTCCTGCAGGTTTTTACAGAAACTTTAGTCAATTGGAAAACGGGTCATTGCCGAAGGAATTGGTTACTCAATAAATCCTTCTGCTGCAGCAGTGTGGTCAAAGAGATTAGCTCCGCTGGTAATTTGTTACTGAAAAGACAAGAATTTGAGTGTGAAGAACAAGGGGTTTGGATCAACTGGAAAGGGCATGTGTCTCCTTTCTTAATATTCATGCTATTATCAGTATCGTTTGCTCTGATTAGTACATTGTTAGTCAAGTATGTTGCTCCTATGGCCACTGGTTCAGGAATCTCGGAAATTAAGGTATGGGTATCGGGTTTTGAATACAACAAAGAATTTCTGGGTTTGTTAACTTTAGTTATTAAAAGTGTTGCTCTTCCTTTAGCTATATCCTCGGGGTTGAGCGTAGGTAAAGAAGGGCCTTCCGTTCATTATGCAACCTGTTGTGGTTACTTACTTACTAAATGGTTACTAAGAGATACCTTAACGTACTCTACACAATATGAATATCTAACAGCAGCCAGTGGAGCAGGCGTTGCGGTTGCCTTTGGCGCGCCTATCGGTGGTGTCCTTTTTGGTTTAGAAGAGATTGCTTCTGCTAATAAGTTTACCTCTTCTACTTTATGGAAATCTTACTATGTCGCTTTGGTTGCCATAACCACGCTGAAATACATTGATCCATTCAGAAATGGCAGGGTTATTCTCTTCAATGTAACATATGACAGAGATTGGAAAGTACAAGAGATTCCGATTTTTATTGCTTTAGGAATCTTTGGGGGTCTATACGGGAAATATATCAGTAAGTGGAATATTaattttgttcattttcGGAAAATGTATTTGTCTTCCTTCCCAGTTCAAGAAGTGCTTTTTTTGGCGACACTCACTGCTTTGATTTCTTATTTCAATGAATTCTTAAAATTAGACATGACAGAAAGTATGGGAATATTGTTCCATGAGTGTGTCAAAAATGACAACACGTCCACCTTTAGTCATAGGCTATGCCAGTTGGATGAAAATACGCATGCTTTTgagttcttgaaaatttttacttCTCTGTGCTTTGCGACTGTCATCAGGGCTTTGTTGGTCGTTGTATCATATGGTGCTAGAGTTCCAGCGGGAATATTTGTTCCTTCAATGGCAGTTGGTGCTACATTTGGACGTGCAGTAAGTTTACTGGTGGAAAGATTTGTTAGCGGCCCAGCTGTTATTACCCCAGGCGCATATGCATTTTTAGGAGCAGCCGCTACCTTGAGTGGTATAACCAACTTAACTTTAACTGTCGTGGTAATAATGTTTGAGCTTACTGGTGCCTTCATGTATATTATACCCGTTATGATCGTAGTAGCAATAACAAGGATAATTTTAAGCACTTCTGGTATTTCTGGTGGTATTGCAGATCAAATGATTATGGTTAACGGCTTTCCATATTTGGAAGACGAGCAGGAAGAAGACACTTTGGAAGAGTATACTGCAGAGCAGGCTATGTCTTCTAAGTTAATTACAATAAATGAAACCATTTACCTTTCCGAATTGGAATCTTTATTATACGATTCAACGTCAGAATTTTCTGTGCATGGTTTTCCAATAATTAAAGATGAGGATaagtttgaaaaggaaaaaagatgtATTGGCTACGTTCTAAAAAGGCACTTAGCCAGTAAGATAATGATGCAAAGTGTAAATAGTACCAAAGCTCAAACGACGCTGGTATACTTCAATAAAACCAATGACGACTTGGATCATCGTGAAAACTGCATTGGATTTAAAGATATTATGAACGCTTCGCCCATTACTGTGAAGCCGGGGGTGCCAATGACATTATTGTTTCGTATGTTCAAAGAACTAGGTTGTAAGACCATTATCGTCGAGGAAGGTGGGATTTTAAAGGGTTTGATCACAGCCAAGgatattttgaagttcaaaagaataaaatatcgAGAAGTTCATGGTGCAAAATTCACATATAACGAAACACTTGATAGAAGATGCTGGTCAGTTATCCATTTCATAATCAAAAGACTCTCTCCTAATCGAAATGAAAACATTATTTAA